Proteins from one Apium graveolens cultivar Ventura unplaced genomic scaffold, ASM990537v1 ctg8625, whole genome shotgun sequence genomic window:
- the LOC141705202 gene encoding putative nucleoredoxin 1 — MDPPAGKWILCKHDDDDDDVVEEEGKNKSKSSPINNKRKMWSDLGTSIRCAVVKKKKRKMNNMSKQEEEEEKISNLYTKSSSSSSNKRKRNQSSSSSSNKRKRNHLTSLNRNKRRNKKMLNYTTREQHHNKSSSSSSSKNNDDVYKAIRYVRKRKMNCDQDTILSKNKRNNPGKAKTDKVHNTSCNIIKIGDTVDLSALLFTKKRNFLIKSNQQRVKAKDLSGKFVVLYFMTLAAYYDDLGTVSKHLVDIHNKLQPKGDFEIVLVAINDHFSPDPHQIFMKMFSTMPWPAIPFSDLECRKCLENLFNNYHRMPCSVIIDPTGFVLQYDADPLFLRYGAAAYPFTNERIQSINSEDNLLMQQPLSIQKLLATPERDYLVNNNGDQVPLDGLDHKAVGLYFCPCLDEHDELHTTGTLKKLYQELSENSKEFEIVLIYTHGWCEHHDDTCGRMVEDSFLNEIKTMPWLALPFNDTNCSKKLQRIFQQPQELGVPVPARMVIIGPHGKFIELLGTHILLSYGAPAYPFSFRSAVNLELEMLKKLKLEMFWDLDTVFMHTNGSRVRFSQYIGKRIIILFQNVPGTFNSFWREMKARYIRMKGTDDEFEVIHIYRGGLY; from the exons ATGGATCCTCCTGCTGGAAAGTGGATTTTGTGTAAacatgatgatgatgatgatgatgttgtCGAGGAGGAGGGGAAGAATAAATCAAAATCATCACCCATCAACAACAAGAGGAAGATGTGGAGTGATTTGGGGACCTCAATCCGTTGTGCCgttgtgaagaagaagaagaggaagatgAACAATATGTCTAaacaagaagaagaagaggagaaGATATCTAATCTTTACactaaatcatcatcatcatcatctaatAAGAGAAAGAGGAAccaatcatcatcatcatcatctaatAAGAGAAAGAGGAACCATTTAACTTCTCTTAATAGGAACAAGAGGCGCAACAAAAAGATGCTCAACTATACGACTAGAGAACAACATCATAacaaatcatcatcatcatccagtagtaaaaataatgatgATGTGTATAAGGCCATCCGATATGTTAGAAAGAGAAAGATGAATTGTGACCAGGACACAATCCTATCCAAGAATAAGAGGAACAATCCGGGCAAAGCAAAAACAGACAAGGTGCACAATACTAGTTGCAACATTATTAAAATTGGTGATACAGTCGATTTGTCGGCCCTTTTATTCACCAAAAAAAGGAATTTTCTTATCAAATCCAACCAACAGCGGGTTAAGGCCAAGGATCTGTCAGGCAAGTTTGTTGTTTTATATTTTATGACACTCGCAGCTTATTACGACGATTTGGGCACAGTGTCAAAACACTTGGTGGATATACATAATAAGTTACAGCCCAAAGGTGATTTCGAGATCGTCCTTGTTGCAATTAATGATCATTTTTCTCCCGATCCTCATCAAATTTTTATGAAAATGTTTTCCACAATGCCATGGCCTGCCATTCCGTTTTCAGATTTAGAATGCAGGAAATGCCTTGAAAACCTGTTTAACAATTATCACAGAATGCCTTGTTCTGTAATCATTGACCCAACAGGTTTTGTTTTGCAATATGATGCCGACCCTTTGTTTCTCAGGTACGGAGCTGCTGCTTATCCTTTTACCAACGAAAGAATACAATCCATCAATTCGGAAGATAATTTACTTATGCAGCAGCCTCTTTCCATTCAAAAACTCTTGGCCACTCCTGAACGTGATTATCTCGTCAACAACAATGGAGACCAG GTACCCCTCGATGGTCTTGATCATAAGGCAGTGGGCTTATATTTTTGTCCATGTCTAGATGAACATGATGAATTACACACCACAGGGACACTTAAGAAGCTTTATCAAGAGTTGTCAGAAAACTCGAAAGAGTTTGAGATTGTTCTTATATACACACACGGCTGGTGCGAGCATCATGATGATACATGTGGTCGCATGGTTGAAGATTCTTTCTTGAATGAAATTAAGACAATGCCTTGGTTGGCACTTCCTTTTAACGACACAAATTGTAGTAAGAAGTTGCAGAGGATTTTCCAACAACCCCAAGAGCTCGGAGTGCCAGTACCGGCAAGGATGGTGATTATTGGACCTCATGGAAAATTCATCGAACTGTTGGGCACTCATATATTGTTGAGTTATGGTGCTCCAGCATACCCGTTCAGCTTTCGCAGTGCTGTCAATTTAGAGCTTGaaatgttaaaaaaattaaagctGGAGATGTTCTGGGATCTGGACACTGTCTTTATGCACACAAATGGGTCCCGAGTTCGATTTTCACAATATATTGGCAAGAGAATCATAATCTTATTTCAGAACGTCCCTGGTACATTTAACAGTTTTTGGAGGGAGATGAAAGCAAGGTATATTAGGATGAAGGGCACCGACGATGAGTTCGAAGTTATCCACATCTATAGGGGGGGTCTATATTAA